Proteins encoded within one genomic window of Ranitomeya variabilis isolate aRanVar5 chromosome 4, aRanVar5.hap1, whole genome shotgun sequence:
- the STK35 gene encoding serine/threonine-protein kinase 35, with amino-acid sequence MESAKRKRRRSPGVRPLRERIPAPLLNVQPVNGTFKPEASEEEEVVVSGGRLRRPRYSLLSEIGRGSYGVVYEAVARKSGARVAVKKIRCDAPENVELALSEFWALTSLRRRHPNIVRFEECVLQRNGLAQKMSHGNKSSQLYLRLVETSLKGERILGCTEEACYLWFVMEFCEGGDLNQYVLSRRPDPAINKSFMLQLTSAIAFLHKNQIVHRDLKPDNILITERSGFPVLKVADFGLSKVCAGLASQGKESIGEGSNENKTVNVNKYWLSSACGSDFYMAPEVWEGHYTAKADIFALGIIIWAMIERITFVDAETKKELLGTYIKQGSEIVPVGEALLENPKMELHIPQKRRTSMSEGIRQLLKDMLAANPQDRPDAFELETRMDQVTCAA; translated from the exons ATGGAATCCGCTAAAAGAAAGCGCCGGAGAAGTCCTGGAGTGCGGCCGCTGAGAGAAAGGATCCCCGCCCCCCTCCTCAACGTGCAGCCAGTCAACGGGACATTCAAGCCCGAGGCctcggaggaagaggaggtggtggtGAGCGGCGGCAGGCTCCGGCGGCCTCGGTATAGTTTATTGTCCGAGATAGGCCGCGGCAGCTACGGGGTGGTGTACGAGGCCGTGGCCCGGAAGAGCGGGGCCCGGGTGGCTGTGAAGAAGATCCGCTGTGATGCCCCGGAGAACGTGGAGCTGGCCCTGTCCGAGTTCTGGGCCCTGACCAGCCTCCGCCGCCGGCACCCGAACATCGTGCGCTTCGAGGAGTGCGTGCTGCAGAGGAACGGCCTGGCCCAGAAGATGAGCCACGGCAACAAGAGCAGCCAGCTGTACCTGCGCCTGGTGGAGACCTCCCTGAAAG GGGAACGTATTTTGGGCTGCACAGAAGAAGCTTGTTACTTATGGTTTGTCATGGAGTTCTGTGAAGGTGGGGACCTCAATCAGTATGTCCTCTCCAGGCGCCCAGACCCAGCCATCAATAAAAGTTTCATGCTGCAGCTGACAAGTGCCATTGCTTTCCTGCACAAGAACCAGATCGTTCACCGGGACCTGAAGCCAGACAATATCCTGATTACAGAGCGATCTGGCTTCCCGGTGCTCAAAGTTGCTGATTTTGGCCTCAGTAAAGTTTGTGCTGGACTTGCTTCCCAAGGGAAGGAAAGCATCGGGGAAGGAAGCAACGAGAATAAGACGGTCAATGTCAACAAGTACTGGCTGTCATCGGCCTGTGGCTCTGATTTCTACATGGCTCCGGAGGTATGGGAGGGACACTACACAGCAAAAGCGGACATATTTGCCCTAGGCATCATCATCTGGGCCATGATCGAGCGGATCACTTTTGTGGATGCTGAGACCAAGAAGGAGCTTCTGGGGACCTACATAAAGCAGGGCAGTGAGATTGTCCCTGTAGGGGAAGCGCTGCTAGAGAACCCAAAGATGGAGCTTCACATCCCTCAGAAACGCAGGACTTCCATGTCTGAGGGCATTCGACAGCTGCTTAAAGACATGTTGGCTGCTAATCCTCAAGATCGGCCAGACGCGTTCGAGCTGGAGACCCGAATGGACCAAGTCACATGTGCTGCCTGA